CCAGCGCGGTGGCCGCGGTGGAGGCGACGACGTCGGCGACCCCGATGGCCGCACCGGCGGCGGCCAGCAGCGCCACGGAGAGGTCGCCGCTCGCGGCGGCGGCGAGCAGCGGCACCATGGCGAGCAGCCGCAGCACGTTGACGATCCACAGCAGCCGGCGCCGGTCGACGCGGTCGACGAGCACGCCCGCGTGCAGGGCGACGAGCAGCCACGGCAGCGAGATGGCCAGCGCCACCCCGGTGACCTGCGCGGGAGAGCCGCCGGCACGGACGGCGAGCAGCGGCAGGGCCATCTTCAGCACGCCGTCGGCGAGGTTCGTCACGGCGGTGAACGCGACGAGGACGGCGGTGTTGCGGCGCCCGGCGTCCCGCCCGGTCCGTAGCCGATCACTCTCCAGCACCCCGGCTGCACCCATGACGCCCCCTCTAACCACCAAAGCCGTTTACCGGTGAGAGGGAAGTTACCACCAAACGCGATAGCCGGTAAAGTGGTCCGTATGCGCACACCTCCTCGGGCTGCCGAGCTGGTGGCCGACTTCGCCAACACCCTGGACATCTACGCCGGCACGGACACCCTGAGCACCCCGGACGAGCTGGCCGCCTGGCTGACGACGCACGTTCTGCCGGTCACCGGCACCCCCGACCCGGGCCTGCACGCGGCGGCCGTCGCCCTGCGCGCGGGCATCCGCGAACACCTGGGCGCCCACGTGGGCGACACCCCCGACCCCGCCGTCACGGCGGCGGCCGACGCGGCCCTGACCCGCTTCCCCCTCCACCCCACCGCCGCAGGCCCCCCGGTCCCCGCTCCCGGCCTCACGCCCGCGGAGCGGGCGGTCGCGGAGCTGGCCCTCGCCTGGAGCACGCTGACGATCACCGGCGACGCGGCCCGCCTCAAGCGCTGCGCGGAGCACACCTGCCACGAGGCGTTCTGGGACACGTCGAAGAACCGCAGCAAACGCTGGTGCTCGATGCAGGGCTGCGGCAACCGCGCCAAGGCCCGCACCTACGCCGCCCGCCGCGCCGCCGCCTCCGACTGAGCGACCACGCACCGTAGCGCCCGGACACGCGTCAGGACCCGCACCGCCGAAGCGATACGGGCCCTGACCGAAGAGGGTGAGTGACGGGACTTGAACCCGCGGCCACCTGGACCACAACCAGGTGCTCTACCATCTGAGCTACACCCACCGTGAGCTGATGCTTCCGCACCGGCCGTATAGAAGTGTACAGGGTCGCCGGCGGTGCTCGCCTCCGGCTTTCCCCGGGCCGCGGGGGCTTCGTTACGAGCCGTCCGCCGCCAGCGTGTGGCGGGACGCGATGGCCTTGGCGGTCTCCGAATCCGGGCCCGGCGGGGGGACGAAGACCGCCTCCCGGTAGTAGCGGAGTTCGGCGATGCTCTCCCGGATGTCGGCCAGCGCGCGGTGGTTGCCCGCCTTCTCGGGGCTGTTGAAGTAGGCCCGCGGGTACCAGCGGCGGGCCAGCTCCTTGACGGACGAGACGTCCACGATGCGGTAGTGCAGGTGGCCCTCCAGGTTCGGCATGTCCCGGCTGAGGAAGCCGCGGTCGGTGCCGACGGAGTTGCCGCAGAGCGGGGCGCGGCCGGGTTCGGGGACGAACTCGCGTACGTAGGCGAGCACCTGCCGCTCCGCGTCCGCCAGCGTCGTGCCGCCGGCCAGCTCGTCGAGCAGGCCGGAGGCGGTGTGCATGGCGCGGACGACGTCGGGCATGGAGGCGAGGGCCGCGGCCGGGGGCCGGATGACGATGTCGACGCCGTCACCGAGCACGTTGAGCTCCGAGTCGGTGACGAGCGCGGCCACCTCGACGAGCGCGTCGTCGATCAGCGAGAGGCCCGTCATCTCGCAGTCGATCCAGACCATCCGATCGTTCATGGCCCTCACCCTACGTGCCGGTCCCGCTGTCCCGGTACGGTCGCGCGCCTGACGAGCGCTCCCCGGTGCCGCGGCGGGTGCGGCTCGGTGTGGCCGGGCGCGAACGCGTCGGACTGCGGCTTCTCCGCACCGTCCGCGCCCCCGCCCGCGACCCCCGCGGGCCCGGCCGCGCCGGGCGGCTGCGGGCGCCGCGGCGCCGGGACCGTGGGGGGTTCCGGCGGCGGTACGGACTGGGGGTTGCGGGCCCGGTAGGCGGCCCGGTACGCGGCCGGGGAGGAGCCGAGCTGG
The Streptomyces sp. CNQ-509 DNA segment above includes these coding regions:
- a CDS encoding CGNR zinc finger domain-containing protein translates to MVRMRTPPRAAELVADFANTLDIYAGTDTLSTPDELAAWLTTHVLPVTGTPDPGLHAAAVALRAGIREHLGAHVGDTPDPAVTAAADAALTRFPLHPTAAGPPVPAPGLTPAERAVAELALAWSTLTITGDAARLKRCAEHTCHEAFWDTSKNRSKRWCSMQGCGNRAKARTYAARRAAASD
- the orn gene encoding oligoribonuclease translates to MNDRMVWIDCEMTGLSLIDDALVEVAALVTDSELNVLGDGVDIVIRPPAAALASMPDVVRAMHTASGLLDELAGGTTLADAERQVLAYVREFVPEPGRAPLCGNSVGTDRGFLSRDMPNLEGHLHYRIVDVSSVKELARRWYPRAYFNSPEKAGNHRALADIRESIAELRYYREAVFVPPPGPDSETAKAIASRHTLAADGS